From a single Adhaeribacter swui genomic region:
- a CDS encoding APC family permease produces MAENSTGFKREIKLFDAVMIVTGGMIGSGIFIVSADIARLVGSAGWLLAVWLLAGFITIIAALSYGELSAMFPNVGGQYVYLREAYNKMVAFLYGWTLFLVIQTGVIAAVAMAFARFTGVFLPWFSEANVLFTVGGFPFTTVQLLAVGVLLLLNFINASGVKSGKWIANIFSSTKILALLALIVLGIAFGMDANVVQTNFANLWQANQVTAAAPNPLPLGGSGLLIAIGLAMIGSMFSSDCWNVIGFSGDEIVNPKRTIVLSMVIGTIIVTVLYVLVNVVYLLVLPLQGSPEGTSVLSRGIQFAADDRVGTAVAEAVGGPKATLFIAFLIMVSTFGCINTVMLSGARVYYTIARDGLFFPQLARLNKNGVPAVALYCQTAWACLLCVSGKYGDMLNYVMFAVLLFYIITIIGIFVLRRTQPERPRPYRALGYPILPALYVILTSGICLVLLLFQPAYAGAGLILVALGIPVYYVFRKQFKEVPVAN; encoded by the coding sequence ATGGCAGAAAATTCAACGGGTTTTAAACGAGAAATTAAATTATTCGACGCAGTAATGATTGTAACCGGCGGCATGATTGGCTCCGGTATTTTTATTGTAAGCGCTGATATTGCCCGCCTGGTAGGGTCGGCGGGTTGGCTGCTGGCCGTGTGGCTGTTGGCTGGTTTTATTACCATTATTGCGGCCCTGAGTTACGGAGAGCTTTCGGCGATGTTCCCGAACGTGGGCGGGCAGTACGTGTATTTGCGCGAAGCTTACAACAAAATGGTGGCTTTTCTGTACGGCTGGACACTTTTTCTGGTCATTCAGACCGGCGTTATTGCGGCCGTAGCGATGGCTTTTGCCCGATTTACCGGCGTGTTTTTGCCCTGGTTTTCCGAAGCGAATGTGTTGTTCACCGTAGGCGGCTTTCCGTTTACCACGGTGCAATTATTAGCCGTGGGCGTTTTGCTGTTATTAAATTTTATAAACGCCAGCGGCGTAAAAAGCGGTAAATGGATTGCCAATATCTTCAGTAGTACTAAAATTCTGGCTTTGCTGGCTTTAATCGTGTTGGGCATTGCTTTTGGGATGGATGCCAACGTGGTACAAACCAATTTTGCCAATTTGTGGCAAGCCAACCAGGTAACAGCTGCCGCCCCCAATCCTTTGCCGCTGGGCGGTTCGGGTTTATTAATTGCCATAGGTTTAGCCATGATTGGTTCTATGTTTTCGAGCGATTGCTGGAACGTTATTGGTTTTTCGGGCGACGAAATTGTGAACCCCAAGCGCACCATTGTGCTGAGCATGGTTATCGGAACTATTATTGTAACGGTGCTTTACGTGTTAGTAAACGTGGTTTATCTATTGGTGCTGCCCCTGCAAGGTTCGCCCGAAGGTACCAGCGTATTAAGCCGCGGCATTCAGTTTGCTGCCGACGACCGGGTGGGTACTGCCGTAGCCGAAGCCGTTGGTGGCCCGAAAGCTACTTTGTTTATTGCTTTTTTAATTATGGTATCCACTTTTGGCTGTATTAATACGGTAATGCTCTCCGGGGCGCGCGTGTATTACACCATTGCCCGTGACGGTTTGTTTTTTCCGCAGTTGGCCCGTTTAAATAAAAACGGCGTACCGGCAGTAGCCTTGTATTGCCAAACGGCCTGGGCGTGTTTGCTCTGCGTTTCGGGTAAGTACGGCGATATGTTAAACTACGTGATGTTTGCGGTACTGCTGTTTTATATTATTACCATAATTGGCATTTTTGTTTTGCGCCGCACCCAACCTGAGCGGCCACGGCCATACCGGGCATTGGGTTACCCCATTCTGCCGGCGCTCTACGTAATTCTTACTTCGGGTATTTGTTTGGTTTTACTGCTTTTTCAACCGGCTTACGCGGGTGCGGGCCTTATTCTGGTAGCGCTGGGAATTCCGGTGTATTATGTTTTCCGGAAACAGTTTAAAGAAGTACCGGTTGCCAACTAA
- the corA gene encoding magnesium/cobalt transporter CorA, with protein sequence MIRSFYIQDNELHWEKNPTNFLPDGEKEIVWVDLQSPSAEEMKQVEKHFGIEFFTAQEAAEIESSSRYFEDSSGFEANSAFVVYEGASYTTRQVSFILKDDLLFTLRRADLKSFAETVRKIKTFKKGTTTKAIQIWLLILETQIDHDADFIEYLTRTTNTVSRKLVKEKSIQEENLLRITELQENTILIRESIVDKQRLVSSMLKSFQVEEPEKERLRIVIKDINSLLQHTQFSFERLEYLQNTFLGLVNIEQNQVIKIFTVVTVVFMPPTLIASIYGMNFKFMPELAWQAGYPFALALMVISSLTFLWYFKRKKWL encoded by the coding sequence ATGATCAGAAGCTTTTACATTCAGGACAACGAATTGCATTGGGAGAAAAATCCAACAAATTTTTTGCCCGATGGCGAGAAAGAAATTGTTTGGGTGGACTTGCAATCGCCTTCGGCGGAAGAAATGAAACAGGTAGAAAAACATTTTGGTATTGAGTTTTTTACCGCCCAGGAAGCCGCCGAAATTGAAAGTAGTTCGCGTTACTTTGAAGATAGCAGTGGTTTTGAGGCCAATAGCGCTTTTGTGGTGTACGAAGGAGCGTCGTATACTACCCGGCAAGTTTCCTTTATTTTAAAAGATGATTTACTGTTTACCTTGCGCCGGGCCGATTTAAAATCTTTTGCCGAAACCGTAAGAAAAATAAAAACTTTTAAAAAAGGCACCACTACCAAAGCCATTCAAATCTGGCTACTGATCCTGGAAACCCAAATTGACCACGACGCCGACTTTATCGAATACCTGACCCGCACCACCAATACCGTTAGTAGAAAGTTAGTTAAGGAAAAATCTATTCAGGAAGAAAACCTGTTGCGCATTACCGAGTTACAGGAAAATACCATTTTAATCCGGGAAAGTATCGTGGATAAGCAACGCCTGGTTTCGTCGATGCTGAAGAGTTTTCAGGTGGAGGAGCCGGAAAAAGAACGTTTACGCATTGTAATTAAAGATATTAACTCACTGCTGCAACACACCCAGTTTAGCTTCGAACGACTGGAATACTTGCAGAATACGTTTCTGGGTTTGGTGAATATTGAGCAAAACCAGGTAATTAAAATTTTTACGGTAGTTACTGTGGTGTTTATGCCGCCCACTCTTATCGCGAGCATTTACGGTATGAATTTTAAATTTATGCCCGAACTAGCCTGGCAAGCTGGTTACCCCTTTGCGCTGGCCTTAATGGTTATTTCATCGCTAACCTTCTTATGGTATTTTAAACGCAAAAAGTGGCTTTAA
- a CDS encoding Kelch repeat-containing protein: protein MSELYFFKNRNFKTRFPLIGRFVFLMLLLGQGQYSWAQWTRQQKANHTRAEMVNVLYQDKMYSFGGIGTWPIVEPIPEVYDPARNKWKSLASMPAGKTVTHQGIVVVDNKIWHIGGRLDNTLGPLTSEVWIYDVNRNSWAKGPELKDPATGKPIPWGGGGAALIGRTIHLVGGFIYTSCKSDQDQYHFTLNVDKWLANPRQTTWENKLTPMPIKRNHFSTIVFNGKMYVLGGQFGHDCGGGQDQKYSHVYNPLTDKWTRLTDLPMVRSHCEASTFVADGKIYMVGGDGGPNKVTRFNPETNSGRGSWTELPALTLPRALTATSAKVIGNKLILAGGRPYNKHLPLLDTYSAPFPRRTTYKLDFLENCFSRTVAADEPVKIKNLLFTMEGEKNYRLTSNAAWLKITSRTTGRALPTGTYVEATIQATGLAAGSYQATITAEGVKEGRTFTKASFCVNLKVTKGSSVLTIKQTGNGSVTKSPDKATYKNGEKVKLTAKAASGYTFANWSGDASGTKNPVYITIKGNQKITANFRRKAPELATVRINAGGATQTVNNITWRGCPTGKNCKNYVEGGYARKVNPGNTIMGADYNSLNQAMYQTEWTSTRTGPGRNNYFIYRVPVKNGKYLVQLFFVESDKNGSNQREFDVRIEGDVVLPNFDIYAAASGKNRAIVRSFPVTVTDGSVRIDFINRIDKAKVNAIAIVPYKNAELNKEPVAKAGNSRTVTANASGYAPVTLNGSESYDKDGYLVLHQWYLNDKFLGNGVTYPVNLKVGTHQVKLLVKDNARAIHTVTTTIRVKAAAQSIKPDTITTIVYQELRTAEPTTHDSTARQLPGQETGLAVHVYPNPGTFGDKTTLELSHAAPQEEITVSLYDITGKLIQTDILKPDDYGVARLDYLLTDKFSAGTYLIRAVSKSGATQTRLLVR from the coding sequence ATGTCAGAACTTTACTTTTTTAAAAACCGGAATTTTAAAACTAGATTTCCGCTTATTGGCCGCTTTGTTTTTTTAATGCTGCTACTTGGCCAGGGGCAGTACTCCTGGGCACAATGGACCCGCCAGCAAAAAGCCAATCATACGCGTGCCGAAATGGTGAATGTATTGTACCAAGATAAAATGTATTCTTTTGGAGGTATTGGCACCTGGCCCATCGTAGAACCAATTCCGGAAGTATACGATCCGGCCCGGAATAAGTGGAAATCCTTAGCGTCCATGCCTGCCGGCAAAACGGTAACACACCAAGGCATTGTGGTAGTAGATAATAAAATATGGCACATTGGTGGCCGTCTAGATAATACCCTAGGCCCGCTCACCAGTGAAGTCTGGATCTATGATGTTAATCGTAACAGTTGGGCAAAAGGACCAGAGCTGAAAGACCCAGCCACCGGTAAACCCATTCCCTGGGGGGGGGGCGGCGCGGCGCTCATCGGGCGTACCATTCACTTGGTTGGCGGGTTTATTTATACATCCTGTAAAAGCGACCAGGACCAATATCACTTTACCCTTAACGTAGATAAATGGTTAGCCAACCCGCGACAGACTACCTGGGAAAACAAGCTTACGCCTATGCCCATCAAACGCAATCATTTCAGTACGATTGTATTTAATGGCAAAATGTATGTACTCGGCGGGCAGTTTGGGCACGATTGCGGAGGCGGTCAGGACCAAAAATATTCGCACGTGTATAACCCCTTAACCGATAAATGGACCCGCTTAACCGATTTACCAATGGTTCGCTCGCACTGCGAAGCTAGTACTTTTGTGGCCGACGGAAAAATTTACATGGTGGGCGGCGATGGTGGTCCTAATAAAGTTACCCGGTTTAATCCGGAAACAAACAGCGGCCGGGGTTCCTGGACCGAGCTACCGGCCTTAACTTTACCGCGGGCTTTAACTGCTACTTCGGCCAAAGTAATTGGTAATAAATTAATACTGGCCGGTGGTCGGCCATATAACAAACACTTGCCACTTCTGGATACTTATAGTGCACCATTCCCCCGCCGCACAACTTACAAATTAGACTTTCTGGAAAATTGCTTTAGCCGCACGGTAGCCGCTGATGAGCCGGTAAAAATTAAAAATTTATTATTTACCATGGAGGGAGAAAAAAATTACCGCTTAACTTCCAATGCTGCCTGGCTTAAAATTACTTCCCGCACTACTGGTCGGGCTTTACCTACTGGCACTTACGTAGAAGCCACCATTCAGGCAACTGGTTTAGCGGCTGGCTCTTACCAGGCCACCATTACTGCCGAGGGAGTTAAAGAAGGGAGAACTTTTACCAAAGCTAGTTTTTGCGTTAACTTAAAAGTAACAAAAGGTTCTTCGGTATTAACTATCAAGCAAACGGGCAATGGGTCGGTTACTAAATCGCCGGATAAAGCAACTTATAAAAATGGCGAAAAAGTGAAATTAACGGCTAAAGCGGCCAGCGGCTACACTTTTGCGAATTGGTCCGGCGATGCTTCTGGTACTAAAAACCCGGTGTATATAACCATTAAAGGAAACCAAAAGATTACGGCTAATTTCCGCCGCAAAGCCCCTGAATTAGCTACCGTACGCATTAACGCCGGCGGTGCCACACAAACCGTTAACAACATTACATGGCGCGGTTGCCCTACGGGCAAAAATTGTAAAAACTACGTAGAGGGGGGTTATGCCCGAAAAGTAAATCCGGGAAATACCATAATGGGCGCGGATTATAACAGCTTAAACCAAGCAATGTATCAAACCGAATGGACCAGTACCCGAACCGGGCCAGGCCGGAATAATTATTTTATTTACCGCGTACCAGTAAAAAATGGCAAATACCTGGTGCAGCTTTTCTTTGTTGAATCAGATAAAAACGGCTCGAACCAACGCGAATTTGATGTGCGCATCGAAGGCGACGTAGTACTACCTAATTTTGATATTTATGCGGCAGCCAGCGGTAAAAACCGGGCCATTGTTCGTAGTTTTCCGGTAACAGTTACCGATGGCTCCGTGCGCATTGATTTTATTAATCGGATTGACAAAGCCAAAGTAAATGCCATTGCCATTGTGCCTTACAAAAATGCCGAGTTAAATAAAGAACCCGTAGCTAAAGCCGGGAATAGCCGAACCGTAACAGCCAACGCATCGGGCTATGCCCCCGTAACGTTAAACGGCTCAGAATCTTATGATAAAGATGGTTACCTGGTTTTACACCAATGGTATTTGAACGATAAATTCTTGGGCAATGGCGTTACTTACCCGGTAAACTTAAAGGTAGGCACCCACCAGGTTAAACTTTTGGTAAAAGATAATGCCCGGGCTATTCACACCGTTACCACTACCATCCGGGTAAAAGCGGCTGCCCAATCCATTAAACCCGATACAATCACCACGATTGTTTACCAGGAACTTAGAACAGCAGAACCTACAACCCACGACTCTACTGCCCGGCAATTGCCTGGCCAGGAAACAGGTTTAGCTGTTCACGTTTATCCTAATCCGGGTACATTCGGCGATAAAACTACATTGGAATTAAGCCATGCTGCTCCGCAGGAAGAAATTACGGTAAGCCTGTACGATATAACCGGCAAGCTTATTCAAACTGATATTTTAAAACCAGATGATTATGGTGTGGCGCGTTTGGATTATCTGCTTACCGATAAGTTTAGTGCAGGCACTTACTTAATCCGGGCTGTGAGTAAAAGTGGTGCAACGCAAACCAGACTGTTAGTCCGGTAA